The following proteins come from a genomic window of Triticum aestivum cultivar Chinese Spring chromosome 6A, IWGSC CS RefSeq v2.1, whole genome shotgun sequence:
- the LOC123128617 gene encoding fatty-acid-binding protein 2 isoform X1, translating to MMNWKVIFQENMRAALEISSYILKDPVNFSCWQTPRLGTKTSEVAVFGSTMKPDWFIFSKLDHNGGYLHKFPLGSPISHDIGLGLISQVGALVESSFQHPRHLSSAGSGAVQEAFSSFNKVAGAFYFCLSRASNPKILHRLSAVAGSGSRACRAHIKQVTSCVQHLAGLQVREEHAIQMLLAKLANATLGRVWNEVEERHACNILMLAAASVIPPFENISPMMLADSMMLGKDGDQIREHVDQPYLDERHPGCARVAVPRTILLEDLTEPRTGIKFPTLLEENSNPTAEVLVGMGYRNMRIMKVKNLNLYAFGLYIQPDSICKKLGSKYASVPVAELKDHPDFYEDLLRENIHMTVRLVVSYNGLSISAVRDAFEKSLGFRLQKMNPNTDYHCLKTFGSYFREDIRIPAGTKIDFRQTCDGQLITEVDGKQIGAVQSKDLCRAFFDMYIGDPPVSVETKQDIAQNVGGLIRRC from the exons ATGATGAATTGGAAAGTAATTTTTCAAGAGAACATGAGGGCTGCGTTGGAGATTAGCTCATACATTTTGAAGG ATCCGGTGAACTTCTCCTGTTGGCAAACTCCCCGACTTGGTACAAAGACTTCTGAAGTTGCAGTATTTGGCAGCACTATGAAACCCGATTGGTTcattttctccaagcttgatcatAACGGAGGATACCTGCACAAGTTTCCACTAGGCTCTCCAATATCGCATGATATCGGGTTAGGATTGATATCACAAGTTGGAGCTTTAGTCGAGAGTTCCTTTCAGCATCCACGGCATTTAAGCTCTGCAGGAAGTGGTGCAGTTCAGGAAGCATTCAGCTCCTTCAACAAGGTTGCTGGAGCTTTCTATTTCTGCCTTTCTAGAGCATCAAATCCCAAGATTTTACACAGGTTGTCTGCTGTTGCGGGCTCTGGTTCAAGAGCCTGTCGGGCACACATAAAGCAAGTGACCTCTTGCGTGCAGCACTTGGCTGGATTGCAAGTCAGAGAAGAGCATGCTATACAAATGCTCTTAGCCAAGCTTGCAAACGCAACGCTTGGGCGAGTGTGGAATGAGGTTGAGGAGCGTCATGCCTGTAACATTCTTATGCTGGCTGCCGCTAGTGTAATACCACCATTTGAAAACAT ATCGCCGATGATGCTTGCGGATTCAATGATGTTGGGAAAAGATGGTGACCAAATCAGAGAACATGTTGATCAGCCTTATTTGGACGAAAGGCACCCAGGTTGTGCTCGTGTTGCTGTGCCAAGAACAatattgctggaagatctgacagaaCCAAGAACTGGGATCAAGTTCCCTACTCTTCTTGAGGAGAATTCCAATCCAACCGCAGAG GTGCTTGTCGGGATGGGTTACAGAAATATGCGGATAATGAAGGTCAAAAACCTGAATCTTTATGCCTTTGGATTAT ATATACAACCGGATTCTATCTGCAAGAAGCTGGGTTCAAAGTATGCTTCTGTTCCAGTTGCCGAGCTGAAGGATCACCCGGATTTCTATGAAGATCTTCTAAG GGAAAATATTCATATGACAGTCAGACTGGTAGTTAGCTACAATGGGCTTAGCATTAGTGCAGTGCGAGA TGCATTTGAGAAGTCTCTTGGCTTTCGACTGCAAAAG ATGAATCCTAATACCGATTACCATTGTTTGAAAACATTTGGATCTTACTTCAGGGAAGACATTCGAATACCTGCA GGTACAAAGATCGACTTCCGTCAAACATGTGATGGCCAGCTTATAACTGAAG TTGATGGCAAACAAATTGGTGCTGTCCAGAGCAAAGATCTTTGCA GGGCTTTCTTCGATATGTATATCGGTGACCCGCCTGTTTCAGTGGAGACCAAACAAGACATCGCTCAGAATGTGGGTGGACTCATTAGAAGATGCTAG
- the LOC123128617 gene encoding fatty-acid-binding protein 2 isoform X2, translated as MKPDWFIFSKLDHNGGYLHKFPLGSPISHDIGLGLISQVGALVESSFQHPRHLSSAGSGAVQEAFSSFNKVAGAFYFCLSRASNPKILHRLSAVAGSGSRACRAHIKQVTSCVQHLAGLQVREEHAIQMLLAKLANATLGRVWNEVEERHACNILMLAAASVIPPFENISPMMLADSMMLGKDGDQIREHVDQPYLDERHPGCARVAVPRTILLEDLTEPRTGIKFPTLLEENSNPTAEVLVGMGYRNMRIMKVKNLNLYAFGLYIQPDSICKKLGSKYASVPVAELKDHPDFYEDLLRENIHMTVRLVVSYNGLSISAVRDAFEKSLGFRLQKMNPNTDYHCLKTFGSYFREDIRIPAGTKIDFRQTCDGQLITEVDGKQIGAVQSKDLCRAFFDMYIGDPPVSVETKQDIAQNVGGLIRRC; from the exons ATGAAACCCGATTGGTTcattttctccaagcttgatcatAACGGAGGATACCTGCACAAGTTTCCACTAGGCTCTCCAATATCGCATGATATCGGGTTAGGATTGATATCACAAGTTGGAGCTTTAGTCGAGAGTTCCTTTCAGCATCCACGGCATTTAAGCTCTGCAGGAAGTGGTGCAGTTCAGGAAGCATTCAGCTCCTTCAACAAGGTTGCTGGAGCTTTCTATTTCTGCCTTTCTAGAGCATCAAATCCCAAGATTTTACACAGGTTGTCTGCTGTTGCGGGCTCTGGTTCAAGAGCCTGTCGGGCACACATAAAGCAAGTGACCTCTTGCGTGCAGCACTTGGCTGGATTGCAAGTCAGAGAAGAGCATGCTATACAAATGCTCTTAGCCAAGCTTGCAAACGCAACGCTTGGGCGAGTGTGGAATGAGGTTGAGGAGCGTCATGCCTGTAACATTCTTATGCTGGCTGCCGCTAGTGTAATACCACCATTTGAAAACAT ATCGCCGATGATGCTTGCGGATTCAATGATGTTGGGAAAAGATGGTGACCAAATCAGAGAACATGTTGATCAGCCTTATTTGGACGAAAGGCACCCAGGTTGTGCTCGTGTTGCTGTGCCAAGAACAatattgctggaagatctgacagaaCCAAGAACTGGGATCAAGTTCCCTACTCTTCTTGAGGAGAATTCCAATCCAACCGCAGAG GTGCTTGTCGGGATGGGTTACAGAAATATGCGGATAATGAAGGTCAAAAACCTGAATCTTTATGCCTTTGGATTAT ATATACAACCGGATTCTATCTGCAAGAAGCTGGGTTCAAAGTATGCTTCTGTTCCAGTTGCCGAGCTGAAGGATCACCCGGATTTCTATGAAGATCTTCTAAG GGAAAATATTCATATGACAGTCAGACTGGTAGTTAGCTACAATGGGCTTAGCATTAGTGCAGTGCGAGA TGCATTTGAGAAGTCTCTTGGCTTTCGACTGCAAAAG ATGAATCCTAATACCGATTACCATTGTTTGAAAACATTTGGATCTTACTTCAGGGAAGACATTCGAATACCTGCA GGTACAAAGATCGACTTCCGTCAAACATGTGATGGCCAGCTTATAACTGAAG TTGATGGCAAACAAATTGGTGCTGTCCAGAGCAAAGATCTTTGCA GGGCTTTCTTCGATATGTATATCGGTGACCCGCCTGTTTCAGTGGAGACCAAACAAGACATCGCTCAGAATGTGGGTGGACTCATTAGAAGATGCTAG